From Cellulomonas fimi ATCC 484, a single genomic window includes:
- a CDS encoding phosphoadenylyl-sulfate reductase codes for MSTSTPAVADLSPDELRAFAERAGAELEGAHPAEILAWAGRTFGTDLVVASSMGDEVLVDLAAKAVPGVEVIFLDTGYHFAETLGTRDYYAEFTDIRLRTVLPLRTVAEQDAEHGPRPHERDPNLCCALRKVEPLERGLAPYTAWVTGMRREDAPTRTDITVVGWDARRSKVKLNPLAAWTQDDLEAYVAEHHVVLNPLRQIGYTSIGCAPCTRATAPGEDPRAGRWSGTSKTECGLHT; via the coding sequence ATGAGCACGTCCACCCCCGCGGTCGCGGACCTCTCCCCCGACGAGCTGCGCGCCTTCGCGGAGCGCGCCGGTGCGGAGCTCGAGGGTGCGCACCCGGCCGAGATCCTCGCGTGGGCGGGCCGCACGTTCGGCACCGACCTCGTCGTCGCGTCGTCGATGGGCGACGAGGTGCTCGTCGACCTCGCCGCGAAGGCCGTGCCCGGCGTCGAGGTGATCTTCCTCGACACCGGGTACCACTTCGCCGAGACGCTCGGCACGCGCGACTACTACGCCGAGTTCACCGACATCCGGCTGCGCACGGTCCTGCCGCTGCGCACGGTCGCCGAGCAGGACGCCGAGCACGGTCCGCGGCCGCACGAGCGGGACCCCAACCTGTGCTGCGCGCTGCGCAAGGTCGAGCCGCTCGAGCGCGGCCTCGCGCCGTACACCGCCTGGGTCACGGGCATGCGGCGCGAGGACGCCCCGACCCGCACCGACATCACCGTCGTCGGGTGGGACGCCAGGCGGTCCAAGGTCAAGCTCAACCCGCTCGCGGCGTGGACGCAGGACGACCTCGAGGCGTACGTCGCCGAGCACCACGTCGTGCTCAACCCCCTGCGGCAGATCGGCTACACCTCGATCGGCTGCGCCCCCTGCACGCGTGCGACGGCCCCGGGCGAGGACCCGCGGGCCGGACGCTGGTCCGGTACCTCCAAGACGGAATGCGGTCTGCACACATGA
- a CDS encoding nitrite/sulfite reductase, with protein sequence MAQTRIAPPAARLEGQWAFDQREPLNGNEQLKQEDDGLNVRHRIETIYAQQGFDSIPGDDLRGRMRWWGLYTQRKPGIDGGRTATLEPHELEDAYFMLRVRCDGGTLTLEQLRTVAGVSREFGRDTADITDRQNIQLHWVRIEDVPEIWRRLESVGLTTQEACGDVPRVILGSPVAGVAADEIIDGTPAIEEIRRRYIGDPSFSNLPRKFKTAVSGSPHQDVAHEINDVAFVGVQHPELGPGFDLWVGGALSTNPMLGKRLGAFVTLEQVPDVWVGVVSIFRDYGYRRLRTRARLKFLLADWGTELFRQVLEQEYLGYALADGPAPPPPPTGQRDHVGVHPQKDGRFYVGAAPTVGRVSGPMLDAVADLVEAAGSDRLQLTTEQKLVVLDVPADRVDALVDGLEALGLRVRTATPFRRGTIACTGIEFCKLAIVETKARAAHIVDELERRLPTFDQPITINVNGCPNSCARIQTADIGLKGALAQGEEGYQVHLGGGLGLTSGLGKTLRGLRVPSSELPDYLERVTRRFDEQRLEGELFAEWVHRAAEEDLR encoded by the coding sequence ATGGCGCAGACCAGGATCGCCCCGCCCGCCGCCCGCCTCGAGGGCCAGTGGGCGTTCGACCAGCGTGAGCCGCTGAACGGCAACGAGCAGCTCAAGCAGGAGGACGACGGCCTCAACGTCCGCCACCGCATCGAGACGATCTACGCCCAGCAGGGCTTCGACTCCATCCCCGGCGACGACCTGCGCGGACGCATGCGCTGGTGGGGCCTGTACACGCAGCGCAAGCCGGGGATCGACGGCGGCCGGACCGCCACCCTCGAGCCGCACGAGCTCGAGGACGCGTACTTCATGCTCCGCGTGCGCTGCGACGGCGGCACCCTGACGCTCGAGCAGCTGCGGACCGTCGCCGGCGTCTCGCGCGAGTTCGGGCGCGACACCGCCGACATCACCGACCGCCAGAACATCCAGCTGCACTGGGTCCGCATCGAGGACGTCCCCGAGATCTGGCGGCGGCTGGAGTCCGTCGGCCTCACCACGCAGGAGGCGTGCGGCGACGTCCCGCGCGTCATCCTCGGATCCCCCGTCGCGGGCGTCGCGGCCGACGAGATCATCGACGGCACGCCGGCGATCGAGGAGATCCGCCGCCGCTACATCGGCGACCCGTCGTTCTCGAACCTGCCGCGCAAGTTCAAGACCGCCGTCAGCGGGTCCCCGCACCAGGACGTCGCGCACGAGATCAACGACGTCGCGTTCGTCGGCGTGCAGCACCCCGAGCTCGGGCCCGGCTTCGACCTGTGGGTCGGCGGCGCGCTGTCCACCAACCCCATGCTCGGCAAGCGGCTCGGCGCGTTCGTCACGCTCGAGCAGGTGCCGGACGTGTGGGTCGGCGTCGTCAGCATCTTCCGCGACTACGGCTACCGGCGGCTGCGGACCCGCGCGCGCCTGAAGTTCCTGCTCGCCGACTGGGGCACCGAGCTGTTCCGGCAGGTCCTGGAGCAGGAGTACCTCGGCTACGCGCTCGCCGACGGCCCCGCGCCGCCCCCGCCGCCCACCGGGCAGCGCGACCACGTGGGCGTGCACCCGCAGAAGGACGGCCGGTTCTACGTCGGCGCGGCCCCGACCGTGGGCCGCGTCTCGGGTCCGATGCTCGACGCCGTCGCCGACCTGGTCGAGGCCGCGGGCTCCGACCGGCTGCAGCTCACCACGGAGCAGAAGCTCGTCGTCCTGGACGTGCCCGCCGACCGCGTCGACGCGCTCGTCGACGGCCTGGAGGCCCTGGGCCTGCGCGTGCGCACCGCCACGCCGTTCCGCCGCGGCACCATCGCCTGCACCGGCATCGAGTTCTGCAAGCTCGCGATCGTCGAGACCAAGGCCCGCGCCGCGCACATCGTCGACGAGCTCGAGCGCCGGCTGCCGACGTTCGACCAGCCGATCACGATCAACGTCAACGGGTGCCCCAACTCGTGCGCGCGCATCCAGACCGCCGACATCGGCCTCAAGGGCGCGCTCGCGCAGGGCGAGGAGGGCTACCAGGTCCACCTCGGCGGCGGCCTCGGCCTCACCAGCGGGCTGGGCAAGACGCTGCGCGGCCTGCGCGTGCCGTCCTCCGAGCTGCCCGACTACCTGGAGCGCGTGACGCGCCGGTTCGACGAGCAGCGTCTCGAGGGCGAGCTGTTCGCCGAGTGGGTGCACCGCGCGGCCGAGGAGGACCTGCGATGA
- the cysD gene encoding sulfate adenylyltransferase subunit CysD, producing MTTQATAPTAATHPAPSTPDGPRLTQLDALESEAIHVMREVAGEFERPVLLFSGGKDSIVMLHLARKAFWPSPVPFTVMHVDTGHNFPEVLAYRDETVARHGLRLVVASVQDAIDDGRVAERPDGSRNPLQTIPLLDAITAHRFDAVFGGGRRDEEKARAKERMFSLRDEFGQWDPRRQRPELWDLYNGRHKPGEHVRVFPLSNWTELDVWRYIERERIELPSIYYAHEREVFLRDGMWLAPGDWGGPRDAEHVERRTVRYRTVGDMSCTGAVESTASTVADVIAEVAVSRLTERGATRADDRASEAAMEDRKREGYF from the coding sequence ATGACGACTCAGGCCACGGCCCCCACCGCGGCGACGCACCCTGCCCCTTCCACCCCCGACGGCCCGCGGCTCACCCAGCTCGACGCGCTGGAGTCCGAGGCGATCCACGTGATGCGCGAGGTCGCCGGCGAGTTCGAGCGGCCCGTGCTGCTGTTCTCCGGCGGCAAGGACTCGATCGTCATGCTGCACCTCGCGCGCAAGGCGTTCTGGCCGTCGCCGGTGCCGTTCACGGTCATGCACGTCGACACCGGGCACAACTTCCCCGAGGTCCTCGCCTACCGTGACGAGACGGTCGCGCGGCACGGGCTGCGGCTCGTCGTGGCGAGCGTGCAGGACGCGATCGACGACGGCCGCGTCGCCGAGCGTCCCGACGGCTCGCGCAACCCGCTGCAGACGATCCCCCTGCTCGACGCGATCACCGCGCACCGGTTCGACGCCGTGTTCGGCGGCGGGCGGCGCGACGAGGAGAAGGCGCGCGCGAAGGAGCGGATGTTCTCCCTGCGCGACGAGTTCGGGCAGTGGGACCCGCGCCGCCAGCGCCCCGAGCTGTGGGACCTGTACAACGGCCGGCACAAGCCCGGTGAGCACGTGCGCGTGTTCCCGCTGTCCAACTGGACCGAGCTCGACGTGTGGCGCTACATCGAGCGCGAGCGCATCGAGCTGCCGTCGATCTACTACGCGCACGAGCGCGAGGTGTTCCTGCGCGACGGCATGTGGCTCGCCCCCGGCGACTGGGGCGGCCCGCGCGACGCGGAGCACGTCGAGCGACGGACCGTGCGCTACCGGACGGTCGGCGACATGAGCTGCACCGGCGCGGTGGAGTCGACGGCCTCGACGGTCGCCGACGTCATCGCCGAGGTGGCCGTGAGCCGCCTCACCGAGCGCGGGGCGACCCGCGCGGACGACCGGGCCTCGGAGGCCGCCATGGAGGACCGCAAGCGCGAGGGCTACTTCTGA